A genomic stretch from Hemicordylus capensis ecotype Gifberg chromosome 5, rHemCap1.1.pri, whole genome shotgun sequence includes:
- the LOC128328357 gene encoding histone PARylation factor 1, with protein MESPAEPAGNPSKASWNLFGSNNLLQRTSLIEARRNSCCPITKLRRSPLFSVQGQFLGAMTSRGRGLGNACGRKRRDAAVADPVVTAGRKMTGGGKRRPRAAVQGLEECEKTKEMKKRRSSEADIPEDLRQEVESCYLLKMPEDFYHFWKFCQELDPEKPCDALKSSIGLELVGPYDILAGKHKKTNRSGDVNFNLHWRFFYDPPEFQTIFIGDNKTQYHVGYFRDLPDELPVWVGENEAKRGCMISQIGDNVFAAVKLFLSKKLKELTDKKKSGVLKEIDEKLTKTAKELGYLLEQKTMKMKQRDKKVVSKTFHGAGLVVPIDKNDVGYRELPETNAGLKRICKAIVDAPNDDQRLKAFAPIQEMLTFVQFANDECDYGMGYELGIDLFCFGSHYFHKIVGQLLPLAYNLLKRNLFAEIIEAHLANRKEDNVDQLAA; from the exons ATggaatcaccggcagagccagctggaaacccttccaaagcttcttggaatcttttTGGGTCCAACAACCTTCTCCAGCGGAccagcctaatag agGCGAGAAGGAACAGCTGCTGCCCCATAACCAAACTCAGgcgttccccattgttctctgtg CAAGGACAGTTCCTGGGCGCGATGACGTCACGGGGACGCGGCCTCGGGAACGCCTGCGGCCGCAAAAGGCGGGATGCTGCGGTTGCGGACCCGGTGGTGACGGCGGGAAGGAAAATGACTGGAGGTGGGAAGCGGAGACCCCGGGCGGCCGTGCAGGGGCTGGAAGAG TGTGAAAAAACTAAGGAAATGAAGAAGAGGCGATCTAGTGAAGCAGATATCCCTGAAGACCTACGCCAAGAGGTAGAAAGTTGCTATCTGCTCAAGATGCCTGAAGACTTCTATCACTTCTGGAAATTTTGTCAGGAACTGGATCCTGAAAAGCCATGTG ATGCTCTTAAATCAAGTATTGGACTTGAGCTAGTTGGGCCATATGACATTCTTGCTGGAAAACACAAAAAGACTAACAGATCAGGAGATGTGAACTTCaatcttcactggaggtttttttATGATCCTCCTGAATTCCAAACTATTTTCATCGGGGACAACAAAACACAGTATCATGTGGGATATTTCAG GGACTTACCAGATGAACTACCAGTATGGGTTGGTGAAAATGAAGCAAAGAGAGGCTGCATGATTTCTCAAATTGGTGACAATGTATTTGCTGCTGTGAA ATTATTTTTGTCCAAAAAGCTTAAGGAATTGACTGATAAAAAGAAGAGTGGTGTTTTGAAAGAGATAGATGAAAAGCTAACCAAAACAGCAAAAGAATTGGGTTATTTGCTGGAGCAAAAAACGATGAAGATGAAACAGAGAGATAAGAAA GTTGTGAGCAAGACATTTCATGGAGCTGGTTTGGTGGTTCCTATAGATAAGAATGATGTTGGATATAGAGAACTTCCTGAGACAAATG ctggtctcaaAAGAATCTGTAAAGCTATTGTAGATGCGCCTAATGATGACCAGAGACTGAAAGCCTTTGCCCCAATTCAGGAGATGTTAACATTTGTTCAGTTTGCTAATGATGAATGTGACTATGGAATGGGGTATGAACTGGGCATAGACCTCTTCTGCTTTGGATCACAT TATTTTCACAAGATTGTTGGCCAGTTGCTTCCTCTAGCTTACAACTTGCTGAAGAGGAATCTATTTGCAGAAATTATTGAAGCTCATTTAGCTAACAGAAAGGAAGATAACGTAGACCAGCTTGCAGCATAA